Proteins encoded within one genomic window of Amycolatopsis sp. 2-15:
- a CDS encoding carbohydrate ABC transporter permease: protein MAVLTGSVSAAPAKVRERRPGGWGRVPKYALATVLVLIFLLPFYIMVRNALMTRAQVASPEWSWLPDPLSWVNFGDLFADASVPMGHALLNSFVIAIITAPVGTMFGSMAGYALARINVPGRRAVFTYVLVTLMIPQSVTFVPTFVVVGAMGGVNTEWGIIAPNLFSAFTVILFRNFYLRFPAEIEEAGRLDGLGYLGVYRRLVLPNSGSMIASLGALMFIESWNSFLWPLVIGQDPSSWTAQIALSTFLTAQTINLPALFAGALVTIAPLVAMFLVAQRFIVRGIAASGMKE, encoded by the coding sequence ATGGCCGTGCTGACCGGAAGTGTCTCAGCAGCACCGGCGAAGGTGCGGGAACGCCGCCCGGGCGGCTGGGGCCGCGTGCCGAAGTACGCGCTGGCCACCGTGCTCGTGCTGATCTTCCTGCTGCCGTTCTACATCATGGTGCGCAACGCGTTGATGACGCGCGCGCAGGTCGCCTCGCCCGAGTGGTCGTGGCTGCCCGACCCGCTGTCATGGGTGAACTTCGGCGACCTGTTCGCCGACGCCTCGGTGCCGATGGGCCACGCGCTGCTCAACTCGTTCGTCATCGCCATCATCACGGCGCCGGTCGGCACGATGTTCGGCTCGATGGCCGGCTACGCATTGGCCCGCATCAACGTGCCGGGCCGGCGCGCGGTGTTCACCTACGTGCTGGTGACGCTGATGATCCCGCAGTCGGTCACGTTCGTGCCGACGTTCGTGGTCGTCGGCGCCATGGGCGGGGTGAACACGGAGTGGGGCATCATCGCGCCGAACCTGTTCAGCGCGTTCACGGTGATCCTCTTCCGCAACTTCTACCTGCGGTTCCCGGCGGAGATCGAGGAGGCGGGCCGGCTCGACGGGCTCGGCTACCTCGGCGTGTACCGCCGGCTCGTGCTGCCCAACTCCGGCAGCATGATCGCCTCCCTCGGCGCGCTGATGTTCATCGAGAGCTGGAACTCCTTCCTGTGGCCCCTGGTCATCGGGCAGGATCCGTCGTCGTGGACGGCCCAGATCGCGCTCTCGACGTTCCTCACCGCGCAGACGATCAACCTGCCCGCCCTGTTCGCCGGCGCGCTCGTGACCATCGCCCCGCTCGTGGCGATGTTCCTGGTGGCGCAACGGTTCATCGTCCGCGGCATCGCGGCGAGCGGCATGAAGGAATAG
- a CDS encoding ABC transporter substrate-binding protein gives MAPSPNLSRRSFLVGSVLFAGGAALAGCTSDPLNKNSGAAGGAKVTLNQWYHAYGESGTQQAVQRYAQEFTKANPDIAIKVSWIAGDYETKLNSAMLTADAPDLFEIGDFRYQNVKNGLLAPLDDIVDPVKGDFSKAALDTATVEGKIYGVKTIDDVMMLYYRKSVLAAAGVKPPTTFAELLDATRKLTTSKQKGLYIGTDGVGEAATLLLWSSGADFFDASGKKVAFATPEAVAAIAGLKQLHDTGGLLQGYPTDWSDPGAFSDNATAMQWGGLWSLPDIKKALGDDFGVVPWPKFGDAGRQVARVGGWYQLANAKSKNLDAAKKFVNWLWIQQADLQKDWCVKYGFHIPARKEVAAQTTEFSSGAAKDAVTISQQNGLSYSGLWNKASATLFLQAATKIANGQADPAAELGDAAKRAQAEVDKQLA, from the coding sequence ATGGCCCCGTCCCCAAACCTGTCGCGCAGGAGCTTCCTCGTCGGCTCCGTGCTGTTCGCCGGGGGAGCCGCTCTGGCGGGCTGCACCTCCGACCCGCTGAACAAGAACTCCGGTGCCGCGGGCGGGGCGAAGGTCACGCTCAACCAGTGGTACCACGCGTACGGCGAATCGGGCACGCAGCAGGCGGTGCAGCGCTACGCACAGGAGTTCACCAAGGCCAACCCGGACATCGCGATCAAGGTCAGCTGGATCGCCGGTGACTACGAGACCAAGCTCAACTCCGCCATGCTCACCGCGGACGCGCCCGACCTGTTCGAGATCGGCGACTTCCGCTACCAGAACGTGAAGAACGGCTTGCTTGCCCCGCTCGACGACATCGTCGACCCAGTCAAGGGCGACTTCTCCAAGGCCGCGCTGGACACCGCGACCGTCGAAGGCAAGATCTACGGCGTCAAGACGATCGACGACGTCATGATGCTGTACTACCGCAAGAGCGTGCTGGCCGCGGCCGGGGTCAAGCCGCCGACGACGTTCGCCGAGCTGCTCGACGCGACGCGCAAGCTCACCACGAGCAAGCAGAAGGGCCTCTACATCGGCACCGACGGCGTCGGCGAGGCCGCCACCCTGCTGCTGTGGTCCTCGGGCGCCGACTTCTTCGACGCCAGTGGCAAGAAGGTCGCGTTCGCCACGCCCGAGGCCGTCGCCGCGATCGCGGGCCTCAAGCAGCTGCACGACACCGGCGGCCTGCTGCAGGGCTACCCCACCGACTGGTCCGACCCCGGCGCGTTCTCCGACAACGCCACCGCGATGCAGTGGGGCGGCCTGTGGTCGCTGCCGGACATCAAGAAGGCGCTCGGCGACGACTTCGGTGTGGTGCCGTGGCCGAAGTTCGGCGATGCGGGCCGGCAGGTCGCGCGCGTCGGCGGCTGGTACCAGCTGGCCAACGCGAAGAGCAAGAACCTCGACGCCGCCAAAAAGTTCGTCAACTGGCTGTGGATCCAGCAGGCCGACCTGCAGAAGGACTGGTGCGTCAAGTACGGCTTCCACATCCCGGCCCGCAAGGAGGTCGCGGCGCAGACCACCGAGTTCTCCTCCGGCGCGGCGAAGGACGCCGTCACGATCTCGCAGCAGAACGGGCTTTCGTACTCGGGTCTGTGGAACAAGGCTTCGGCGACGCTGTTCCTGCAGGCCGCCACGAAGATCGCCAACGGTCAGGCCGACCCCGCCGCCGAGCTCGGCGACGCGGCGAAGCGCGCCCAGGCCGAAGTCGACAAGCAGCTCGCCTGA
- a CDS encoding carbohydrate ABC transporter permease: protein MAVSSPSSASVLSPSTRTPAAPAKRRRRKVDWRAVGAFTLLTAPVVIGLGVFKYVAIAWSFLLSFNDARGTISLGNWIGFDNYTFLLSDPAFRDSLLIIALFTVFIVPVTFVASLGLAVLVNSIRRGKAFFRTVFLIPGAVSYVVAALVWKMALFNGLPSGVANVIGGLFGADPVAWLSETSPPVYWIAVVTLRLWLQVGLYMILFLAGLQAISPSLYEAGELDGTSKWQAFRYITLPQLRNTSVAVLLLILIAAFQAFDEFYNLFGTGLSGTATAPVKPPLVYLYDSALGDQNYGVGSAGAFLLTVIIVAITLLQGKFVGFGKKD from the coding sequence ATGGCCGTCTCGTCCCCGTCGTCGGCTTCAGTACTGTCGCCCTCCACCAGGACCCCGGCGGCGCCCGCCAAGCGGCGCCGCCGGAAGGTGGACTGGCGCGCGGTCGGCGCGTTCACTCTGCTCACCGCCCCGGTGGTGATCGGGCTCGGCGTGTTCAAGTACGTCGCGATCGCGTGGAGCTTCCTGCTCTCGTTCAACGACGCGCGCGGCACGATCTCACTGGGCAACTGGATCGGCTTCGACAACTACACGTTCCTGTTGTCCGATCCCGCGTTCCGTGACTCGCTGCTGATCATCGCGCTGTTCACGGTGTTCATCGTGCCGGTCACGTTCGTCGCGTCGCTGGGGCTGGCCGTGCTGGTCAACAGCATCCGCCGCGGCAAGGCGTTCTTCCGCACGGTGTTCCTCATTCCTGGTGCGGTGTCCTACGTGGTCGCGGCGCTCGTGTGGAAGATGGCGCTGTTCAACGGCCTGCCCTCGGGGGTCGCGAACGTGATCGGCGGCCTGTTCGGCGCCGATCCCGTGGCGTGGCTGTCGGAGACGAGCCCGCCGGTGTACTGGATCGCGGTGGTCACACTGCGGCTGTGGCTGCAGGTCGGGCTGTACATGATCCTTTTCCTCGCGGGCCTGCAGGCGATCTCGCCTTCGCTCTACGAAGCGGGTGAGCTGGACGGTACGTCGAAGTGGCAGGCCTTCCGCTACATCACGCTGCCGCAGCTGCGGAACACGTCGGTGGCGGTGCTGCTGCTCATCCTCATCGCGGCGTTCCAGGCGTTCGACGAGTTCTACAACCTGTTCGGCACCGGCCTTTCGGGCACGGCGACCGCGCCCGTGAAGCCGCCGCTGGTGTACCTCTACGACTCCGCGCTGGGCGACCAGAACTACGGCGTCGGTTCCGCGGGCGCGTTCCTGCTGACCGTGATCATCGTGGCGATCACGTTGCTGCAGGGGAAGTTCGTGGGCTTCGGGAAGAAGGACTGA
- the pcaG gene encoding protocatechuate 3,4-dioxygenase subunit alpha: MGELLTTPSQTVGPYLSIGLPWEDGPFVVPEGTEGAFWIRGTVTDGAGEVVPDALIETWQADPQGGFDHPDDPRGRAESGFRAFGRCPTDENGEYRILTLLPGVLPGEQGQQARHIDVSVFARGLLNRVVTRIYFEDQDNSGDAVLASVPAERRDTLVAKKTEDGYRFDVRLQGKGETVFFAL, encoded by the coding sequence ATGGGCGAGCTGCTCACGACGCCGTCGCAGACCGTCGGCCCGTATCTGTCGATCGGGTTGCCGTGGGAAGACGGGCCGTTCGTGGTGCCCGAGGGCACCGAAGGCGCGTTCTGGATTCGCGGCACCGTCACCGACGGCGCGGGCGAGGTCGTGCCCGACGCCTTGATCGAGACCTGGCAGGCCGACCCGCAGGGCGGGTTCGACCACCCGGACGACCCGCGGGGCCGCGCCGAGTCGGGCTTCCGCGCGTTCGGCCGGTGCCCCACCGACGAGAACGGCGAGTACCGCATCCTCACGCTGCTGCCGGGTGTGCTGCCCGGTGAGCAGGGCCAGCAGGCGCGCCACATCGACGTGTCGGTGTTCGCGCGCGGGCTGCTCAACCGGGTCGTCACGCGGATCTACTTCGAAGACCAGGACAACTCGGGCGACGCGGTGCTGGCGAGCGTGCCGGCCGAGCGCCGGGACACGCTCGTGGCGAAGAAGACCGAAGACGGCTACCGCTTCGACGTGCGGCTGCAGGGCAAGGGCGAGACGGTCTTCTTCGCGCTCTGA
- a CDS encoding nucleotidyltransferase family protein: protein MAGLLLAAGAGRRFGGPKALVELDGEPLVRRALRTLVEAGCGPVRVAVGAAAEDVTKLLSDPSLAIYAEGWEGGMGASLKAGLAALADQFPEGAESGPVAVLVHLVDLPWVPAAALARVVAKASPTAVVRAAYDGVPGHPVLFGRRWWGEVAASAQGDRGARDWLRGRGDVVLVECGDLGSGHDVDRPADLGRTPKTAG from the coding sequence GTGGCGGGGCTGCTGCTCGCCGCCGGGGCGGGGCGGCGGTTCGGTGGGCCGAAGGCGCTGGTCGAGCTGGACGGGGAACCGTTGGTGCGGCGGGCGTTGCGCACGCTCGTCGAGGCCGGGTGCGGCCCGGTGCGCGTGGCGGTCGGGGCGGCGGCCGAGGACGTGACGAAGCTGCTGTCCGACCCAAGCCTGGCGATTTACGCCGAGGGCTGGGAAGGCGGCATGGGTGCGTCGCTGAAGGCGGGGCTGGCGGCGCTCGCCGACCAGTTCCCGGAGGGCGCCGAAAGCGGGCCCGTGGCGGTGCTCGTGCACCTGGTCGACCTGCCGTGGGTGCCGGCGGCGGCGTTGGCGCGCGTGGTCGCGAAAGCTTCTCCGACGGCCGTTGTCCGAGCGGCGTACGACGGCGTACCCGGGCATCCGGTGCTGTTCGGGCGACGGTGGTGGGGCGAGGTAGCCGCGTCGGCGCAGGGGGACCGCGGGGCGCGGGACTGGTTGCGGGGCCGGGGAGACGTCGTGCTCGTCGAGTGCGGGGATCTGGGCAGCGGCCATGACGTCGACCGGCCCGCTGACCTGGGGCGGACCCCGAAGACGGCGGGATGA
- a CDS encoding IclR family transcriptional regulator domain-containing protein → MDSDEPAERGAHHVQSLERGLAVIKAFSAQAPHPTLSDVARITGLTRAAARRFLLTLVDLGYVRTDGKYFSLTARVLDLGYAYLSSLSLSEVAQPHLERLSAQVRESSSVSVLEPPDIVYVARVAVSRIMTVSINVGTRFPAYATSMGHVLLADMSAAELEAYFLITELDRLTSHTLTDRAALEAELAQVAEQGWAMVDQELEEGLRSVAAPIRNRQGRAVAAVNISTHASRTPAHSVREDLIPPLLDTAHAIAADLAGSSPAQAVRG, encoded by the coding sequence ATGGACTCCGACGAACCGGCCGAACGCGGCGCGCACCACGTGCAGTCGCTGGAGCGCGGGCTGGCGGTGATCAAGGCCTTCAGCGCCCAGGCGCCACACCCGACGCTCAGCGACGTCGCGCGGATCACGGGCCTCACGCGCGCCGCCGCGCGCCGGTTCCTGCTCACGCTCGTGGATCTCGGGTACGTCCGCACCGACGGCAAGTACTTCTCGCTGACCGCTCGCGTGCTCGATCTGGGGTACGCGTATCTGTCGAGCCTGTCGCTGTCGGAGGTCGCGCAACCGCACCTGGAGCGGCTTTCCGCGCAGGTGCGGGAATCCAGCTCCGTGTCGGTGCTGGAGCCGCCGGACATCGTCTACGTCGCGCGCGTGGCGGTTTCGCGCATCATGACCGTGAGCATCAACGTCGGCACGCGCTTCCCGGCCTACGCCACGTCCATGGGCCACGTACTGCTCGCCGACATGTCGGCGGCGGAGCTCGAGGCCTACTTCCTGATCACCGAGCTCGACCGGCTCACGTCCCACACTCTCACCGACCGCGCCGCCCTCGAGGCCGAGCTAGCGCAGGTCGCCGAGCAGGGCTGGGCCATGGTCGACCAGGAGCTCGAGGAGGGCCTGCGCTCGGTCGCCGCGCCGATCCGCAACCGCCAGGGCCGCGCGGTCGCGGCCGTGAACATCTCCACGCACGCCAGCCGCACCCCCGCCCACTCCGTCCGCGAAGACCTGATCCCGCCCCTGCTCGACACGGCCCACGCCATCGCCGCCGACCTCGCCGGCTCCAGCCCCGCGCAGGCCGTCCGTGGCTGA
- the pcaD gene encoding 3-oxoadipate enol-lactonase translates to MSGVAVHRVVEGRGDGPVVVFSNSIGSDHRMWNPQVAPLVERGYRVVRYDTRGHGASPVPDGPYDLADLGGDVLALLDDLGVERAHLVGLSLGGMTGMWLGVHAAERLRSLTLCCTSAKLGPPQMWADRAKLVRSEGTGAVAEAGVGRWVTPAYAQSHPDEMAFLRGMMTDCPDEGYAACCGVIERMDQLADLPKITTPTLVISGADDPATPPDSHGRLIAEGIPGARFEVVASAAHLGNYEQPAEFTRLILEQITEAV, encoded by the coding sequence GTGAGCGGCGTGGCGGTGCACCGGGTTGTCGAGGGCCGCGGCGACGGCCCGGTGGTGGTGTTCTCCAACTCGATCGGCAGCGACCACCGCATGTGGAACCCGCAGGTGGCGCCGCTCGTCGAGCGCGGCTACCGGGTCGTGCGGTACGACACGCGCGGCCACGGCGCTTCGCCCGTGCCGGACGGCCCGTACGACCTGGCCGACCTGGGCGGCGATGTGCTGGCGCTGCTGGACGACCTGGGTGTGGAGCGGGCACACCTCGTCGGGCTTTCGCTCGGCGGGATGACCGGGATGTGGCTGGGGGTGCACGCGGCCGAGCGGTTGCGGAGCCTCACGCTGTGCTGCACGTCGGCGAAGCTCGGCCCGCCGCAGATGTGGGCGGACCGCGCGAAACTGGTGCGGTCCGAGGGCACCGGCGCCGTCGCCGAGGCCGGGGTGGGCCGCTGGGTCACGCCGGCGTACGCGCAGTCGCACCCGGACGAGATGGCGTTCCTGCGCGGGATGATGACCGACTGCCCGGACGAGGGATACGCGGCCTGCTGCGGCGTGATCGAGCGGATGGACCAGCTGGCCGACCTGCCGAAGATCACCACGCCGACGCTGGTGATCTCCGGCGCCGACGACCCCGCGACCCCGCCCGACTCCCACGGCAGGCTCATCGCCGAAGGCATCCCGGGCGCGCGGTTCGAGGTCGTCGCCTCGGCCGCGCACCTGGGCAACTACGAGCAGCCGGCGGAGTTCACGCGGCTGATCCTCGAGCAGATCACGGAGGCAGTGTGA
- the pcaC gene encoding 4-carboxymuconolactone decarboxylase, translating into MVDVPGERFDAGMKVRREVLGDEHVDRSVARTTEFSKPFQEYITEAAWGSIWTRDGLDRKTRSCITLATLTALHCHDELAMHVRAAIRNGLTAAEIREVLMHTGVYAGVPAANTAMAIAQRTLAELGEPTAQVPDAG; encoded by the coding sequence ATGGTCGACGTTCCGGGCGAACGTTTCGACGCGGGCATGAAGGTGCGCCGCGAGGTGCTGGGCGACGAGCACGTGGACCGGTCGGTGGCCCGGACCACGGAGTTCAGCAAGCCGTTCCAGGAGTACATCACCGAGGCCGCGTGGGGCTCGATCTGGACGCGCGACGGCCTGGACCGCAAGACGCGCAGCTGCATCACGCTGGCCACACTCACCGCGTTGCACTGCCACGACGAGCTGGCCATGCACGTCCGCGCGGCCATCCGCAACGGCCTCACCGCCGCGGAGATCCGCGAGGTCCTGATGCACACCGGCGTGTATGCGGGCGTGCCCGCGGCGAACACGGCGATGGCCATCGCCCAGCGCACGCTGGCCGAACTGGGCGAGCCCACCGCGCAGGTCCCCGACGCCGGATAG
- the pcaH gene encoding protocatechuate 3,4-dioxygenase subunit beta: MAAPTDLRLPRYPREPEDANAPLDFAGYRSTKLRHPSQPLVLLPQMLTEVTGPLLGPGRLGELDNDLTRQHDGEPQGQRIIVTGRLLDGDGRPIRNSLVEIWQANAGGRYRHTGDRWPSPIDPNFSGLGRALTDDDGRYEFTTIKPGAYPWKNHDNAWRPAHIHFSVFGSAFTQRLVTQMYFPEDPLFYQDPIFNSIPDEKVRQRMISRFNLERTVPEWALAFDFDIVVRGREQSVFEDEEDED; encoded by the coding sequence GTGGCCGCTCCCACCGATCTCCGCCTGCCCCGCTACCCGCGGGAGCCGGAGGACGCCAACGCCCCGCTGGACTTCGCGGGCTACCGCTCCACGAAGCTGCGCCACCCGTCGCAGCCGCTGGTGCTGCTCCCGCAGATGCTCACCGAGGTCACCGGGCCGCTGCTCGGCCCGGGCCGCCTCGGCGAGCTCGACAACGACCTCACCCGCCAGCACGACGGCGAGCCGCAGGGCCAGCGCATCATCGTCACCGGCCGGCTGCTCGACGGCGACGGCCGCCCGATCCGCAACTCGCTCGTCGAGATCTGGCAGGCCAACGCGGGCGGGCGCTACCGGCACACCGGCGACCGCTGGCCCTCGCCGATCGACCCGAACTTCTCCGGGCTCGGCCGCGCGCTGACCGACGACGACGGGCGCTACGAGTTCACCACCATCAAGCCCGGCGCGTACCCGTGGAAGAACCACGACAACGCCTGGCGCCCCGCGCACATCCACTTCTCCGTGTTCGGCTCGGCGTTCACGCAGCGGCTGGTCACGCAGATGTACTTCCCGGAAGACCCGCTGTTCTACCAGGACCCGATCTTCAACTCGATCCCCGACGAGAAGGTTCGGCAGCGGATGATCTCGCGCTTCAACCTGGAGCGCACCGTGCCGGAGTGGGCGCTGGCCTTCGACTTCGACATCGTCGTGCGCGGCCGTGAGCAGTCGGTGTTCGAGGACGAGGAGGACGAGGACTGA
- a CDS encoding CoA-transferase subunit beta: MSEYTADEMMSIAAARALGEGMSCFVGIGLPSTAANLARRTHAPNLTLIYESGCLGAKPTRLPLSIGDGELADTADAVVSVPEVFNYWLQPGRIDVGFLGAAQLDKFGNINTTVIGSDYHDPKVRLPGAGGAPEIAASCKEVFIVLRQSPRAFVDKVDFITSFGHGTGKGDREKLGLRGAGPTLVVTDLGLMRPDPETAELTLTEVHPGIEVEQVIAATGWKLKVAADLKITPAPTDEELTLLRSLKKAGE, from the coding sequence ATGAGCGAGTACACCGCCGACGAGATGATGAGCATCGCCGCGGCGCGCGCGCTCGGCGAGGGCATGTCCTGCTTCGTGGGCATTGGCCTGCCGAGCACCGCGGCCAACCTGGCGCGGCGCACGCACGCGCCGAACCTCACGCTGATCTACGAATCCGGCTGCCTTGGCGCGAAGCCGACCCGGCTGCCGCTCTCGATCGGCGACGGCGAGCTGGCCGACACCGCCGACGCCGTGGTGAGCGTGCCCGAGGTCTTCAACTACTGGCTGCAGCCCGGCCGTATCGACGTCGGGTTCCTCGGGGCCGCGCAGCTCGACAAGTTCGGCAACATCAACACGACCGTGATCGGCTCCGACTACCACGACCCGAAGGTCCGCCTCCCCGGTGCGGGAGGCGCGCCCGAGATCGCCGCCTCCTGCAAGGAGGTGTTCATCGTGCTGCGGCAGAGCCCCCGCGCGTTCGTGGACAAGGTCGACTTCATCACCTCGTTCGGCCACGGCACCGGCAAGGGCGACCGCGAGAAGCTCGGCCTGCGCGGCGCGGGCCCGACGCTGGTGGTCACCGACCTCGGCCTCATGCGGCCCGACCCGGAGACCGCCGAGCTCACGCTCACCGAAGTGCACCCCGGCATCGAGGTCGAGCAGGTGATCGCGGCCACCGGGTGGAAACTGAAGGTGGCGGCGGACCTCAAGATCACCCCGGCGCCCACCGACGAGGAACTGACCCTGCTCCGATCCCTGAAGAAGGCCGGCGAATGA
- a CDS encoding CoA transferase subunit A, which translates to MATVLSLGEAVAELVHDGDTVALEGFTHLIPVEAGHEIIRQGRKNLTLVRMTPDIVYDQLIGAGCASKLIFSWGGNPGVGSLHRFRDAVQHSWPVPLEIEEHSHAGMANRYVAGASGLPFAVLRGYTGTDLPAQTDTIKPITCPFTGEQLTAVPALNPDVTIVHAQRADRAGNVQIWGIAGVQKEAVLAAKRSLVTVEEVVDELEPKPGALVLPTWAVTAVAEVPGGAKPSYAAGYYERDNSAYQAWDLIGRDRDEFTKWLNELTGVKA; encoded by the coding sequence ATGGCTACGGTGCTGTCGCTCGGCGAGGCGGTCGCCGAGCTGGTGCACGACGGGGACACCGTCGCGCTCGAGGGGTTCACTCACCTCATCCCGGTCGAGGCCGGGCACGAGATCATCCGGCAGGGGCGCAAGAACCTCACGCTGGTGCGGATGACCCCCGACATCGTCTACGACCAGCTGATCGGCGCGGGCTGCGCGAGCAAGCTGATCTTCTCATGGGGCGGCAACCCGGGTGTCGGCTCGCTGCACCGGTTCCGCGACGCCGTGCAGCACAGCTGGCCGGTGCCGCTGGAGATCGAGGAGCACAGCCACGCGGGCATGGCCAACCGCTACGTCGCCGGCGCGTCCGGGCTGCCGTTCGCGGTGCTGCGCGGTTACACGGGCACCGACCTGCCGGCGCAGACGGACACGATCAAGCCGATCACCTGCCCGTTCACGGGTGAGCAGCTCACCGCGGTCCCCGCTTTGAACCCCGACGTCACGATCGTGCACGCCCAGCGCGCCGACCGCGCGGGTAACGTGCAGATCTGGGGCATCGCCGGCGTGCAGAAGGAAGCGGTGCTGGCGGCGAAGCGGTCGCTGGTCACCGTGGAAGAGGTCGTCGACGAGCTGGAGCCCAAGCCGGGCGCGCTGGTGCTGCCGACGTGGGCCGTCACCGCTGTCGCCGAGGTGCCGGGTGGCGCGAAGCCGTCGTACGCGGCGGGCTATTACGAGCGCGACAACTCCGCCTACCAGGCGTGGGACCTGATCGGGCGCGACCGCGACGAGTTCACCAAGTGGCTGAACGAGCTGACCGGGGTGAAGGCATGA
- a CDS encoding thiolase family protein yields MSDVFLFDAVRTPFGRHGGALAKVRPDDLAATVLKSLAERNDLDPSAVDEVLLGDANGAGEDNRNVARMATLLAGWPVTVPGGTLNRLCGSGLDAVMQASRTIQVGDASLIAAGGVESMSRAPLVMAKPEKAFPAANQTLYNSALGWRMVNPAMPQEYVISNGDSTEYLAERYGITREEQDEFAVRSHVNAARAWDEGFYDNHVVPVEGVELTRDEGIRPDSTMEKLAKLKPAFKRDGGTVTAGNSSPINDGASALLLGDEAAGKRLGKAPLARIAGRGAAGVEPNIFGVGPVRAAEIALERAGIGWGDVAAVELNEAFAAQSLACLKEWKELDPELMNVHGGAIAIGHPLGASGGRILGTLANRLQQTGGRYGVAAICIGVGQGLAVVLERQ; encoded by the coding sequence ATGAGCGACGTATTCCTGTTCGACGCGGTCCGCACCCCCTTCGGTCGCCACGGCGGCGCGCTGGCGAAGGTGCGTCCGGACGACCTCGCGGCCACCGTGCTGAAGTCGCTGGCCGAGCGCAACGACCTCGATCCGTCCGCTGTGGACGAGGTGCTGCTCGGCGACGCCAACGGCGCCGGTGAGGACAACCGCAACGTCGCGCGCATGGCCACGCTGCTCGCGGGCTGGCCGGTGACCGTGCCGGGTGGCACGCTCAACCGCCTGTGCGGCTCGGGCCTCGATGCCGTGATGCAGGCCAGCCGCACGATCCAGGTCGGCGACGCGTCGCTGATCGCCGCCGGCGGGGTGGAGTCCATGAGCCGCGCGCCGCTGGTGATGGCCAAGCCGGAGAAGGCGTTCCCGGCCGCCAACCAGACGCTGTACAACTCCGCGCTGGGCTGGCGCATGGTCAATCCGGCCATGCCGCAGGAGTACGTGATCTCCAACGGCGACTCCACCGAGTACCTCGCCGAGCGCTACGGCATCACGCGCGAGGAGCAGGACGAGTTCGCGGTGCGCAGCCACGTCAACGCGGCGCGCGCGTGGGACGAGGGCTTCTACGACAACCACGTCGTGCCGGTCGAGGGCGTCGAGCTGACCCGGGACGAGGGCATCCGGCCCGATTCCACGATGGAAAAGCTGGCCAAGCTGAAGCCCGCGTTCAAGCGCGACGGCGGCACGGTCACGGCCGGCAACTCGTCGCCGATCAACGACGGCGCGTCGGCGCTGCTGCTGGGCGACGAGGCCGCCGGCAAGCGGCTCGGCAAGGCGCCGCTGGCCCGGATCGCCGGCCGCGGTGCGGCGGGTGTCGAGCCCAACATCTTCGGCGTCGGCCCGGTCCGGGCGGCCGAGATCGCGCTGGAGCGCGCCGGCATCGGCTGGGGCGACGTGGCGGCCGTGGAGCTCAACGAGGCGTTCGCCGCGCAGTCGCTGGCGTGCCTCAAGGAGTGGAAGGAGCTCGACCCCGAGCTCATGAACGTCCACGGTGGGGCCATCGCGATCGGGCACCCGCTCGGCGCGTCGGGCGGCCGGATCCTCGGCACGCTCGCCAACCGCCTGCAGCAGACGGGCGGGCGCTACGGCGTCGCCGCGATCTGCATCGGCGTGGGCCAGGGGCTCGCCGTCGTCCTCGAACGCCAGTGA